Proteins encoded in a region of the Perca fluviatilis chromosome 6, GENO_Pfluv_1.0, whole genome shotgun sequence genome:
- the srp19 gene encoding signal recognition particle 19 kDa protein: MAHLTQNPADKERFICVYPIYINSKKTLAEGRRIPAEKAVENPSCAEIRDVLTAAGMNVYVENKMHPKEWNRDVQFRGRVRVQVKQADGSLCQDKFTSRKDVMFYVAEMIPKLKTRTQKSGGGDTSSQQGEGGKKSKKKKK; this comes from the exons ATGGCTCATCTAACACAAAACCCCGCTGACAAAGAGAG GTTTATCTGCGTCTATCCCATCTACATCAACAGTAAGAAGACGCTGGCTGAAGGACGGAGGATCCCCGCAGAGAAG GCTGTGGAAAATCCGTCCTGTGCTGAGATCCGAGACGTGTTGACGGCAGCTGGCATGAATGTCTACGTGGAG AACAAAATGCACCCCAAAGAGTGGAACAGGGACGTCCAGTTCAGAGGACGTGTCCGAGTTCAGGTGAAGCAGGCGGACGGGAGCCTTTGTCAGGACAAATTCACCTCCC gcaAAGATGTGATGTTTTATGTAGCAGAGATGATCCCTAAACTAAAGACTCGGACCCAGAAAAGTGGAGGAGGAGACACCAGCTCTCAGcaaggagagggaggaaagaagagcaagaaaaagaagaaataa
- the LOC120560841 gene encoding serine/threonine-protein phosphatase 2A catalytic subunit beta isoform, translating into MEDKSFTKDLDQWIEQLNECKQLSENQVRTLCEKAKEILTKESNVQEVRCPVTVCGDVHGQFHDLMELFKIGGKSPDTNYLFMGDYVDRGYYSVETVTLLVTLKVRFQERITILRGNHESRQITQVYGFYDECLRKYGNANVWKYFTDLFDYLPLTALVDGQIFCLHGGLSPSIDTLDHIRALDRLQEVPHEGPMCDLLWSDPDDRGGWGISPRGAGYTFGQDISETFNHANGLTLVSRAHQLVMEGYNWGHDKNVVTIFSAPNYCYRCGNQAAIMELDDTLKYSFLQFDPAPRRGEPHVTRRTPDYFL; encoded by the exons ATGGAAGACAAATCTTTTACTAAAGATTTAGACCAATGGATCGAACAGCTAAATGAGTGTAAGCAGCTCTCGGAAAACCAAGTCAGGACACTCTGCGAGAAG GCCAAGGAGATTCTGACCAAGGAGTCCAACGTTCAGGAG GTGCGATGCCCCGTGACGGTTTGTGGCGACGTCCACGGTCAGTTCCACGACCTGATGGAGCTGTTTAAGATCGGAGGCAAGTCTCCCGACACCAACTACCTGTTCATGGGAGACTACGTCGACAGAGGCTACTACTCTGTGGAGACGGTCACTCTGCTCGTCACGCTAAAG GTTCGTTTCCAGGAGCGAATCACCATCCTGCGAGGGAACCACGAGTCGCGGCAGATCACGCAGGTCTACGGCTTCTACGATGAGTGCCTGAGGAAGTATGGCAACGCCAATGTCTGGAAGTACTTCACAGACCTGTTTGACTACCTGCCTCTCACCGCGCTGGTGGACGGACAG ATCTTCTGTCTCCACGGAGGTTTGTCTCCCTCCATAGACACTCTGGATCACATACGCGCTCTGGACCGCCTGCAAGAAGTCCCACATGAG GGCCCGATGTGTGACCTGCTGTGGTCAGACCCTGATGATCGTGGTGGGTGGGGCATCTCTCCCCGAGGTGCCGGCTACACCTTCGGACAGGACATCTCTGAAACCTTTAACCACGCCAACGGCCTCACTCTGGTGTCCCGCGCCCATCAGCTGGTCATGGAG GGCTACAACTGGGGCCATGATAAGAATGTGGTGACCATCTTTAGTGCTCCAAACTACTGTTACCGCTGTGGAAACCAGGCAGCCATCATGGAACTGGACGACACTCTGAAATACTCTTT TCTTCAGTTTGACCCCGCCCCCCGCCGTGGCGAGCCCCACGTGACCAGACGCACTCCTGACTACTTCCTGTGA
- the zgc:101664 gene encoding shieldin complex subunit 3, whose product MDDVVLHYQPGSAAGFSCLLERTEKLLVTFPCRTPQVFSPWSPSAADRHLPIRPAKPAPIITCSRDLLVSDSRTHTDTAQIQLQEPEVDSLIAERPHNQPSTPAENPQEPKDASCVSETQNPLLPEREVTRLPPKKHKGKDGFPVTDSPVKRSWSIFTHKGVLLQSSQSLSKQFRNMVSTHRLHLHQRAKWVICQHNCGAARDIEQVWRALSRAMQSSRLQTCNANIQRERAEIWVFCDVIQSEQVGRVLKGELQLSGRICLSVHRLGNIFSM is encoded by the exons ATGGATGATGTGGTTCTGCACTATCAGCCTGGATCAGCTGCTGGGTTCAGCTGTCTGttagagaggacagagaagctTCTGGTGACTTTCCCCTGCCGGACACCTCAAGTCTTCAGCCCCTGGTCCCCCAGCGCCGCAGACCGCCACCTGCCCATCAGACCGGCCAAACCAGCTCCCATCATCACATGCTCACGGGATTTACTCGTCTCTGACAGcaggacacacactgacacagcacAAATCCAACTGCAAGAACCTGAAGTTGACAGTCTTATTGCTGAAAGACCTCATAACCAACCATCAACACCAGCTGAAAATCCACAAGAACCTAAAGATGCCTCCTGCGTTTCAGAGACCCAAAACCCTCTCCTCCCAGAGAGAGAGGTCACCAGACTGCCTCCTAAAAAACACAAAGGCAAAGACGGCTTTCCTGTCACTGACTCGCCGGTCAAACGGTCCTGGAGCATCTTTACACATAAAGGAGTTCTGCTGCAGAGCTCCCAGTCGCTGTCCAAGCAGTTCCGTAACATGGTGTCGACCCACAGGCTCCACCTCCACCAGAGGGCCAAATGGGTGATCTGTCAGCACAACTGTGGGGCGGCCAGAGACATTGAACAG GTGTGGCGGGCTCTGAGCCGGGCCATGCAGAGCTCCAGGCTGCAGACGTGTAACGCCAACATCCAGAGGGAGCGTGCGGAGATCTGGGTGTTTTGTGACGTTATCCAGTCCGAGCAGGTGGGACGTGTCCTAAAGGGTGAGCTGCAGCTGTCGGGGAGGATCTGCCTGTCGGTTCACAGACTGGGAAACATCTTCAGCATGTAG